The Haloarcula limicola genomic sequence CGGCGAGCATCTCGGGGAGCGACTCGGCGACGCTCGCGGCCGTCTCGTCGTAGTACGCCGAGGGGGTAACGCCGCCGTATCCGGTGGTGCCTTCGTAGGTCAGTTCGACGGCGACTGCGGCGCTGGCCTCGCTGGTTCCCCGGGCGATGCCGAACGGCGTCGAGAGCGGCAGATCGTATCGCTCGACGGTCCAGTTCATAGGATCGCGTCGAGAACCTCGTCGGGGACGCCGTGGCGAACCGGGTCCGTCGCCGGCGCGCCGAGGGCGTCGGCGTACTCCGCGACCGCCTCGTCGGCCGCGTCGTCGTCCAGTTTGCTCGTGTTCAGGGTGCCCGCGACGACCGACGCGTCCGAGATGGGCGCGGCCAGTCGCTCGTAGATGTCGACGTACTCGGGGAGCGGCGGGATGGCGAAGGACTCGTAGCCGTGGATGGCCTCTAACCCGGCCTCGTGGCACATCACCAGCGCGTCCGGCGCGGAGCCGTGGAGGATGCTCGTCGTCACGCCGGAGTACGCCGGATGCGCGAGCGCGCCCTGCCCCTCGACGATCAGGAGGTCCTGGTCCTCGGGCGTCTGGACGAGGCGCTCGACGGCTCCGGCCGCGTAGTCGGCGATGACGCGGTCGACGACGATGCCCCACCCGGTGATGGCGACGCCGGTCTGGCCGGTCGGGACGACCTCGGCCGACAGCCCGCGTTCGCGCGCGGCGTCGCGCAGCTCGAAGGAGGCGGTCATCTTCCCCGTCGAGCAGTCGGTCCCGACGGTGGTGACGACGGTGGCGTCGACCTCGCCCGCCGTCCCCTCGGCGACGGTCAGGTCCTCGGGCGGCTTGCGGAGGTCCCGTAGCTCGCCGCCGTGGTCGGCCGCGAGGCGGGCGAACTCCTCGTCGTCTTCGAGGAAGTCGTGCAGTCCCGAGAGGACGTCACAGCCGCGTTCGAGCGCCGCGCGCACGTCGGCGCGCCACGACTCGTCGAACTCGCCGCCGATGGGAGAGATGCCGACGACCAGCGCGTCCACCTCGGGCACCTCGTCCATCGAGGCGACGATCGGGGCGTCCTGTACGTCCGGGAGGTGGTCGCTGACCCGCTGGCCCGCGTACTCTCTATCCACGACGGCGCGAACCTCGTGGTCACCGTAGCGGAGCAACCCGACGGCCGTCTTGGCCCGGTCGGGGAACGATTCGTGCGTGAGAACGGCGACGTGCATGGAAGAACTGTCGCGGCCGCCCCGCCTAAAGGTATTGTCAGAAGCCTCGCCCTACTGGTCCATCACGGACAGAATCCGAAGCACCCACTGGAGGACGTGGACGAACACGCCCATGACGGCGACGTAGATGCCGATGGCGTTGCGGAAGTCGCTGGCGTAGCGGTTCTCGCGGACGGCCCAGATCTCGTAGGTCAGGTCCACGACGAACCCGAGGAAGAAGAGGAGGCTGGCGACCACCAGCAGGAGCGGGTTGAGGAACACGCCCGCCGCGCCGACGACCAGTCCGAGGATGAAACAGCCGAAGGCGTAGCGCTGCCACCCCGAGAAGTCGTGGTTCGTCTTGAAGACGACGGCGGCGATGACGGCGGTGATGAGACCGGTGACGACGGTGGCGATGCTGATCGCCGGTACGCGAATCCCACCGCCGCCGTAGATGTAGAGGACGGCCGCCCCGAAGACGGCGTAACCGGCCTGCATCAGCGCGACGCCGACGGCGGACAGCCCCATGCTCCCGCGGTTCAGCCCCTTGTTCGCGATCCAGAACCCGCCTCCGACGGAGACGGCGAAGACGGCGATACCGACGAAGAAACTCGAGAACAGCGCCGCGCCGAGCGGCGCGATCGGCGTGTACGACAGCGCCAGCATCAGGAGGATGTTGACCGCGACCAGCGCGGACCCCATCCCGATTATCTTGGTGATGCTTCGGTCGACCGTCCCGGTCGCGTTCGCCCGCGACGGTTCGAACGTGCCACTCATGTGGTCGATATCACTCGCTTGCCGCACATGTGTCTTGTCCTCGGCGATTGAGTTACAGGTTCTCACGCGATTTTCGGACGGAATGGCCGGCGAAACGGCCAGAACGCCCCGATAGCAGTTATTAATTCGTGTGCCGCTGACGGAACGATGAAGATCCGAACAGCCGGAAAGCCCCGAGCCGTTCGAGTCGGGGGGCTTGCCGCGCTCCTCGGCCTCCGGCCTGCGGTGCTTGCTGCGCCCGCCTTCCCCGAACGGCTCGCCCCTTTCAGTCCCACCCGTGTCGGCTGGTCGGCTTCCCGAATTGGGGGACTGAGCGGAATCTTCGATTC encodes the following:
- a CDS encoding DUF1611 domain-containing protein produces the protein MHVAVLTHESFPDRAKTAVGLLRYGDHEVRAVVDREYAGQRVSDHLPDVQDAPIVASMDEVPEVDALVVGISPIGGEFDESWRADVRAALERGCDVLSGLHDFLEDDEEFARLAADHGGELRDLRKPPEDLTVAEGTAGEVDATVVTTVGTDCSTGKMTASFELRDAARERGLSAEVVPTGQTGVAITGWGIVVDRVIADYAAGAVERLVQTPEDQDLLIVEGQGALAHPAYSGVTTSILHGSAPDALVMCHEAGLEAIHGYESFAIPPLPEYVDIYERLAAPISDASVVAGTLNTSKLDDDAADEAVAEYADALGAPATDPVRHGVPDEVLDAIL